Part of the Poecilia reticulata strain Guanapo linkage group LG2, Guppy_female_1.0+MT, whole genome shotgun sequence genome is shown below.
GCACGCAACGCGAAGGACAACATGGTGTCTTTTTACCACTTTGATCGCATGAACATGGTGCAACCGGAGCCTGGAGAATGGAGCAGCTACTTCCAGAGGTTCCTGGATGGGCAGAGTGAGTACAGATTGTcataaaaagtttgtgtttggtgCTTTTTTCTTTTTKGTACAGGCTTCTTACttttctgtgttgtcctgtggcctcagtgttgtaTGGGTCGTGGTATGACCATGTGGGAAACTGGTGGAATAAGACGAAGACCTATCCCAAACTTCATTATATGTTCTATGAAGATATAGCTGAGGTAATTTATTTGGTTGAACCTTTACGttctggctgcttctctgactgTTTTTACCGCAAAGTCGACATTTGACCTTGTGTTTCCAGGACACTGAGAGGGAAATAGACAAACTTTGCTCCTTCCTCGGGTTATCCCCGTCAGCTGAAGACAAAAAGACCATCGTTGAACTGGTGCACTTTGATAATATGAAGAACAATGAGATGACCAACTGTTCCAAACGCCCATTCTTTGATTTCTCAATTTCTCCCTTCATGAGGAAAGGTAAACTCaatttgatgaaataaaaaaagtgacagCTAGCAATTGGAAGGAAGACATGAATGATGTGTCTGTGGCTTTTCCAGGAAAAGTTGGTGACTGGAAGAACCACTTCACTGTCGCCCAGAATGAAGCGTTCAACGAGGACTACAAGAGCAAGATGAAAGATCCGACACTTCGGTTTCGCACCGAAATATAAAACTGGACCTGGCGTATTGCAGATCTCTTATGGCGAAGGGGATATTTTGAAATTCAAAGGAATGGattctgaaatgtaaaagtattagaATAATTATAACTTTTTCTCCTAGTGAATGAcataaactttttataaaataataccCTATATTTTTGTCTGTAGTTTAATATTTCCAATGTGCACAGAATTGTCAAAAAGATTCACTGACAGTGGATGAGGAGTCATGATTTGGTCTATTTTAAGTTCATGACTTTGCTCATAAACTCCTGggttacacttttttttcttcattttaatttttgctttgtcGCCGTTTAACATGGCAAAATCCTAAAgaaattgaaattatttgatTCTCAAAGTGAGAAATCCTAaaattgaaaagtttgttttcttctccacaCTCTGAAAATATTAGTGGACTCCATAAAATGggattcattttcaaaatcttCTACGTCTTATTATTTGTCTATGTATCTGTGAATGTCCAGTCACTGGTGattcttggtgttttttttattttcaacagaaAGTAGGTAATCTAGTCTCCCAGTACTTATCACAACTTctaaatacaatatattttgttttctatttttcaggTGCCCTGTCCCTTTCTAATACCTCCCTGTGCAACTGCCCAAAAATACTGGGAGAACATGTGACCCCCTCAGAGAGTTAGTGCTGTGAAATCAGGGGTCAGAAAAGTCACCTGGAGGTTCTGACTGATCGGAGCAGTTAATCCCCACGCATGAAAACATGCCGAACGGCGTCCACATCCAAACAGCCCCTGACAGAAGGCCTGCCATCtgatcagttaaataaaaacaagaacacactCGGGCCAGCCGGTCAAATTCACATGCAGCAGGAAAGGGAGCTGTTTTCATCCCgccacaacaaaaacatcacgggttacataaagaaaacacaaaggttATTGGCATATTAATCAGTCTCAATTGGTACCTTTTggaaattaaatgataaaaaaaagtaaaatcctgAGTCAGTACGTCCTTGGTTGATGCCATTTGAATCAGGATTTGGAGAATGTTTCACTGGAAAGACAAACAAAGATGGAGGTTATTGGTGCTAGAGTGGGAACTTTAATCTACAGAGGATACAAGAGATAAAAATAGTAATCAGTGTAAGATATGTCTGCGAAAATAGAGCTTAGCATAAACGTAAAACAAATATACCTACCCGCAGGCCCCCATAAACGTAATTTATGCATGTGAAAAGCATCGGTATTATGTGGTAATCCGTTTTAAGTTGAAAGTcgaaaataaaccaattttaagtttgattgtgctaactttaaaaaaataataataataatacacttAAATAGCAGTGTTTCGGCATTATGAAATATTCTTCTTTTTCGTGACTGTAGAAGCCAGAAGTggataaaaacttttattttctccctgtCTCAGGTTACATCAGATAAGCTTCACCAGCTTTAGGTCAGCTcgaaattatttctattttcgaAATGCCACAAAAACAAGAGGCGGGTTTCACTGTGGCACAGTTCCAGATGTTCACCGTCTCGAACGAACACGTATTCATATCCAGATCTTGGTTTTCCGAGGCCGTATGAGGAGAAAGGGAAAACAGCACACCGGAGATTGCGCTGCAATTTGCTTGCTATCTAAGAAAATTATGGCAATGATTGCAAGTTATCTCCTCGTGTTATAAAATCAAAACTTGTTTCTTATATAACACCGCTCAaagaagtaataataaaataaacaaacaaacaaaaaaaacagtattgtGCTTGAAATGAAGATCTTTTCTGATTCTTCTATAAAACgcacccaggtgaaaaaaaggtATAGGGTACtttatacttcaaacatacttacatttgtgaaagtacactttaaatatactaaatattaagtgtactacctataggtatatctgaagtatactaaaaatacacttgtaccaatttcgaaattagtactttaaacacacttaaacataattgtaaaaaaatacacttaaaagtatactttaagtgaacaaaatatgaatgaatatgtatgaatttttaagtgccttaataatcttttactatttattaaaattgcatacaataaaaaaatgataatcatgatgtaatttttttaagaaagtatccaatcaattttcagatgtgtgatgtcaaaaccttataatcaacggcattagttccagttcatactccagaccagatggtggcggtatttcacactttcatttatttaaaaaaccgccacaaagagaagaaaaaacttgaagcagggaagataacagatgctgttcaaattcgccatttatACTCGCATAATAATgtcttaaaagtagagagggccttgacaatagtttcTAATTTTGgcaaattcaagctggtgacgtcctaatccgagttagacgacaacacaacgggacaacaaccgatggaaatgaaatgtgtgtcacaaaaggagcccggagggacgaaggctgctaagtgttgctaSctggtggtaagtttgcttattaattatcttcatttaattataaacagtgcagtaaagatatataacttacgttggtttcttaaataattatcaattttattgtgacttgtatgattattacaataggaatcattcagcttcatgttataactgcatggaggtttgttgcgacttacactttaattcataaactaacgtggttttaattaagctccataagacaaatTGTGGtggttgttctaactcgttcatcaatgattttatcttcaacatatgtttgcagtctaactaagcaaatgaagatgaaagaggaagccggAGAAAGTGGGTGTTaggaaacctaaagactttctgtctcagaagaagctctgactccaccagatcaccaaccaggtctaaggatgaacctccacatcgtcttcatgatgtaagtttgttttttcaatgagaagctagctacattttcaacaacaaaaactgctgtgttgccaacactaagtgcttaatgaacatgatttgatttaaaggtaactggaaagaatttttctcttcttgttaatctaacatttatctttcatttttttatttgttgttgactttcagggccctgtgatggactggtgacctgtccaggatgaaccCTGCCTCtgatctgatggctgctggagctgggcaccaccagcccccctcaccaccctgcaaggatcagtgtgttcagatcatggatggaaagattttaaggtagtttgtctccttaagtccacacttaaaacagcttcatagttaatgccaa
Proteins encoded:
- the LOC103478405 gene encoding cytosolic sulfotransferase 3-like encodes the protein MQSSRPQLYDFHGVAMTHCVTDNWEKVKNFQARPDDILIATYPKAGTTWVSYILDLLYFGRVSPERQSSIPVFERVPFLEIAVSSVASGTELADLLPTSPRLIKTHLPVQLVPQSFWDLNCRMVYVARNAKDNMVSFYHFDRMNMVQPEPGEWSSYFQRFLDGQMLYGSWYDHVGNWWNKTKTYPKLHYMFYEDIAEDTEREIDKLCSFLGLSPSAEDKKTIVELVHFDNMKNNEMTNCSKRPFFDFSISPFMRKGKVGDWKNHFTVAQNEAFNEDYKSKMKDPTLRFRTEI